The bacterium genome window below encodes:
- a CDS encoding sigma-70 family RNA polymerase sigma factor: MEKFFAGDLDEDTLPEFDDEGLLTGRGESSGYEEDSEQQEQEGRRGKRKACFDPVQKYFSDVSRLSVLTAEEEFLLAKRACQGEFEARAEMIKGNLRLVISIAKRYVNRGLPLLDLIEEGNLGLIKAVERYDPDKGYRFSTYATWWIKQSIIRSLAKHSGTIRLPINVAETVNRFVHVLRSMAQKLGRDPTCLELAQVMDMPLGKIKELQDLLQKSISLDSLSESRGNTPIRDFLEDTSTLPPDESIDVFEQKKYISILLSLLNENENEIMRLRFGLDGGGGMTLEQIGQIYGVTRERIRQIEGAAVRKLRKFLRREE, translated from the coding sequence GTGGAAAAGTTCTTTGCTGGTGATTTGGATGAGGATACCCTGCCTGAATTCGATGACGAGGGACTGCTCACCGGGCGCGGAGAATCTTCTGGTTATGAGGAAGATTCGGAACAGCAGGAGCAGGAGGGGAGGAGAGGCAAAAGAAAGGCCTGTTTTGATCCTGTCCAGAAATATTTCAGTGATGTCAGCCGGTTGAGTGTTTTGACTGCGGAAGAAGAGTTTCTCCTGGCCAAGAGGGCCTGCCAGGGTGAATTTGAAGCCCGTGCAGAGATGATCAAGGGGAACCTTCGGCTGGTCATCAGTATTGCCAAGAGGTATGTGAACCGGGGACTCCCGCTGCTGGACCTGATCGAAGAGGGAAACTTAGGGTTAATTAAAGCCGTCGAGCGATACGATCCGGATAAGGGGTATCGGTTCAGTACCTATGCCACCTGGTGGATCAAACAATCCATTATCCGGTCTCTGGCCAAACATTCGGGTACGATCCGCCTGCCGATCAATGTTGCCGAAACGGTTAACCGTTTTGTTCACGTACTGCGGAGCATGGCTCAAAAACTGGGCAGGGATCCGACCTGTTTAGAGCTGGCTCAGGTAATGGATATGCCTCTCGGTAAGATAAAGGAACTTCAGGACTTGCTGCAGAAGAGCATATCGCTGGACTCCCTTTCGGAAAGCAGGGGAAATACTCCCATCAGGGATTTTCTTGAGGATACATCCACTCTTCCGCCGGACGAATCGATTGATGTGTTTGAGCAAAAAAAATATATTTCCATCCTGCTCAGTCTGCTGAACGAAAATGAAAATGAAATCATGCGGTTGCGCTTTGGACTCGATGGAGGAGGCGGAATGACCCTGGAGCAGATTGGTCAGATCTACGGAGTAACGCGGGAAAGGATCAGGCAGATTGAGGGGGCTGCCGTGCGAAAATTACGGAAATTTTTGCGAAGGGAAGAATAA
- the rho gene encoding transcription termination factor Rho, translating into MNIAELKQKNMGELSDVAKELGVSSISNLRKSELIFKILQTQTEKNGLIFGEGVLETLPDGFGFLRAPDYNYLPGPDDIYISPSQIRKFDLQTGDTVSGQIRPPKDNEKYFALLKVEAVNRENPDMAKQKILFDNLTPLYPNKRLCLETSSTELSGRIMDLLTPIGKGQRGLIVSPPRTGKTMLLQSIANSITQNHPEVFLIVLLIDERPEEVTDMQRSVKGEVVSSTFDEPPERHIQVAQMVIEKAKRLVEYKNDVVILLDSITRLARAYNAIIPSSGKILSGGIDANALQWPKRFFGTARNIEEGGSLTIIATALVDTGSRMDDVIFEEFKGTGNMEIHLDRKLVDKRVFPALDIDRSGTRKEELLLSQNQLNRVWILRKILSPLSVVEKMEFLQEKLRQTKSNEEFLNFMNKMED; encoded by the coding sequence ATGAATATCGCTGAGCTTAAACAGAAAAACATGGGCGAATTGAGTGATGTGGCTAAGGAGTTAGGAGTATCATCAATCAGCAACTTACGCAAGTCGGAGCTGATTTTTAAAATTTTACAGACCCAGACAGAAAAAAACGGGCTCATTTTTGGTGAGGGGGTTTTGGAAACCCTGCCGGACGGTTTTGGTTTCCTGCGTGCTCCGGATTATAATTATCTTCCGGGGCCTGACGATATCTATATTTCTCCATCACAAATCCGTAAATTTGACTTACAGACCGGTGATACGGTTTCCGGCCAGATACGGCCTCCCAAAGATAACGAGAAGTATTTTGCTCTTCTGAAGGTGGAAGCGGTCAACCGTGAAAACCCGGACATGGCCAAGCAGAAGATACTCTTTGACAATTTGACCCCTCTTTATCCTAACAAGCGCCTCTGTCTGGAAACATCCTCCACCGAACTGTCAGGCCGGATAATGGATTTACTGACTCCTATCGGCAAGGGGCAGAGAGGTCTGATCGTATCACCTCCCAGGACCGGGAAAACCATGCTTCTTCAATCAATTGCCAACAGCATTACTCAGAACCATCCGGAAGTGTTTCTCATTGTGCTCCTGATCGATGAGCGCCCGGAGGAGGTGACCGATATGCAGCGTTCCGTCAAGGGAGAGGTTGTCAGCTCAACCTTTGACGAACCGCCGGAGCGGCATATCCAGGTTGCACAGATGGTCATTGAAAAGGCCAAACGGCTTGTGGAATACAAGAACGATGTCGTTATTCTGCTCGACAGTATCACCCGGTTAGCCCGGGCCTATAACGCCATTATTCCTTCCAGCGGGAAGATTCTTTCCGGCGGTATCGACGCCAACGCCCTTCAGTGGCCAAAGCGGTTTTTCGGTACAGCCAGAAACATCGAGGAGGGAGGAAGCCTGACTATTATTGCCACGGCCCTGGTTGATACGGGGAGCCGGATGGATGACGTAATTTTTGAAGAGTTTAAGGGCACGGGAAATATGGAGATTCATCTGGATAGAAAGCTCGTGGATAAGAGAGTCTTTCCTGCACTTGATATCGATCGTTCGGGAACTCGAAAGGAAGAGCTGCTGCTGAGCCAGAATCAGTTGAATCGGGTGTGGATACTCAGAAAGATTCTTTCCCCTCTGAGCGTGGTTGAAAAAATGGAATTCTTGCAGGAGAAACTGCGGCAAACCAAGAGTAATGAAGAATTCCTGAACTTTATGAACAAGATGGAAGACTAA
- the rpmE gene encoding 50S ribosomal protein L31: protein MKKGIHPQYQDAVITCACGEVIHIRSTRPQMHVEICSKCHPFYTGAGEQRLVDTAGRIEKFRQRYEKSQKKEK, encoded by the coding sequence ATGAAGAAGGGAATTCATCCTCAATACCAGGATGCTGTTATTACCTGTGCCTGTGGCGAGGTTATTCATATCCGCTCGACCAGGCCGCAGATGCATGTTGAAATCTGTTCCAAGTGTCATCCTTTTTATACGGGAGCCGGTGAACAAAGATTGGTTGACACTGCCGGTCGAATTGAAAAATTCCGGCAGCGGTATGAAAAAAGTCAGAAGAAAGAGAAATAA